A genomic window from Flavobacterium hankyongi includes:
- a CDS encoding MerR family transcriptional regulator, which yields MHINLPEKLYYSMGEIAKAFNVNQSLIRFWDKEFDILKPKKNAKGNRMFTPEDVKNLQLIYHLVKERGFTLEGAKIHLKEGQKKTLDKFDIVSKLENIKIQLINIKNEL from the coding sequence ATGCATATTAATCTTCCAGAAAAATTATACTACAGCATGGGCGAAATTGCTAAGGCTTTTAACGTAAACCAATCGTTAATTCGTTTTTGGGATAAAGAATTTGATATTTTAAAGCCAAAGAAAAACGCTAAAGGAAACCGCATGTTCACTCCTGAAGATGTAAAAAATCTTCAATTAATTTATCATTTGGTAAAAGAACGTGGCTTTACTCTTGAAGGGGCTAAAATTCATTTAAAAGAAGGTCAGAAAAAAACTTTAGACAAATTTGATATTGTAAGTAAGCTTGAAAATATCAAAATCCAACTCATAAACATTAAAAATGAACTATAA